The following proteins are encoded in a genomic region of Methanoculleus bourgensis MS2:
- the hisE gene encoding phosphoribosyl-ATP diphosphatase: MRDWSILDEVWQVIQDRAEHPSAGSYVSSVLTHRKGIDKSLEKVGEEAVEFILAAKNQVPERTVSEAADLLFHFLVALQASGTDVADVLDELAARRK; this comes from the coding sequence ATGCGTGACTGGAGCATCCTCGACGAGGTCTGGCAGGTCATCCAGGACCGGGCGGAACATCCCTCGGCAGGGAGTTACGTCAGTTCTGTCCTGACCCACCGGAAGGGAATTGACAAATCCCTGGAGAAGGTCGGTGAAGAGGCGGTCGAGTTCATCCTGGCCGCAAAGAACCAGGTCCCGGAGAGGACGGTCTCAGAAGCGGCCGACCTCCTCTTCCACTTCCTGGTGGCACTACAGGCATCAGGCACCGACGTGGCGGACGTGCTCGATGAACTTGCCGCCCGCCGGAAATAA
- a CDS encoding NusA-like transcription termination signal-binding factor, translating into MIRTICFKERRYIEELRILTRATALDCIIDERFDRIVYLIKEGDMGLAIGRKGSNIRKMQRVLGKRIEMVEYSPEIEKFTKNAFKPADVVGVKKEDDGRLTVYVNKGDLGIAIGKGGCTIEKARLLLSRYFDTDLGEVLAGGETHA; encoded by the coding sequence ATGATAAGAACCATATGTTTTAAAGAACGGCGATATATTGAAGAGCTGAGAATTCTTACCCGGGCGACCGCGCTCGACTGCATCATCGATGAGCGCTTCGACCGTATAGTATACCTCATAAAAGAGGGGGATATGGGCCTTGCTATCGGCAGGAAGGGAAGCAATATCCGAAAGATGCAGCGGGTCCTCGGGAAACGTATCGAGATGGTCGAATATTCTCCTGAGATTGAAAAATTCACAAAAAACGCTTTTAAGCCGGCCGACGTCGTCGGCGTGAAGAAGGAAGACGACGGCCGGCTCACCGTATACGTCAATAAAGGCGATCTCGGCATCGCTATCGGGAAAGGCGGATGCACCATTGAGAAGGCGCGACTCCTGCTCTCCCGGTACTTCGATACCGACCTCGGCGAGGTGCTGGCAGGGGGAGAGACCCATGCGTGA
- a CDS encoding sensor histidine kinase: protein MSIFDHLQQPALVLDREGRVVIWNDSIAQYTGVAAEEILGKGGYAHAKALFGERRPTLADCVLTHSNPGSDYYRLLAHDGEELLAESRIPLVSGRRVACMAAPLYDPAGRLIGAVETIRDAPGERSVNESAGVPEDEVQVLAKSLPDMIFTLNRDGVFLRFLWTGGQEMGLDTAEITGRTPRTLFPEEEADFLSRAARQVIETGEAVSESRSFLWHDEQRSFQITIHPLHDAAGEIVAATGVARDITRELLCERTLQETSRFSSLYLDLLGTDIYNTSMVAATIIEMLRERLSGEEAELAQRVKNTIEQGINVIKNVELLNTLNKHHIRLEPVDLDGVIRGQIQRYAGIDIRYEGGSCMVWANPLLEHVISNLISNSIKFGGMKVRIDIRVMETGDIVTLSVTDTGIGIPDHLKLNVFDRFSQGSKSASGSRGLGLHIVKTLTNRYGGRVWAADRVPGRPEEGAAIKVILQKC from the coding sequence ATGAGTATCTTCGACCACCTTCAGCAACCGGCACTTGTTCTCGACCGCGAGGGGCGGGTGGTCATCTGGAACGACAGCATTGCACAATACACCGGCGTTGCGGCGGAAGAGATCTTAGGGAAAGGTGGTTATGCGCACGCAAAAGCGCTCTTCGGGGAGAGGCGCCCCACCCTGGCCGACTGCGTCCTGACTCACAGCAACCCCGGAAGCGACTATTACCGCCTCCTGGCCCATGACGGCGAAGAGTTGCTCGCCGAATCGCGCATCCCCCTGGTATCAGGCAGAAGGGTTGCCTGCATGGCCGCCCCGCTCTACGACCCTGCAGGCAGGCTGATCGGTGCGGTCGAGACCATCCGGGACGCCCCGGGAGAGAGATCGGTCAACGAGTCTGCCGGGGTGCCAGAGGACGAGGTGCAGGTCCTCGCAAAATCGCTGCCTGACATGATCTTCACGCTCAACAGGGATGGTGTCTTCCTACGATTCCTCTGGACCGGCGGCCAGGAGATGGGCCTGGATACGGCAGAGATCACAGGCAGGACACCCCGCACCCTCTTCCCTGAGGAGGAGGCAGACTTCCTCTCCCGGGCTGCCCGCCAGGTTATCGAGACAGGAGAGGCGGTCTCTGAGTCACGGTCGTTTCTGTGGCACGACGAGCAACGGTCGTTCCAGATCACCATTCATCCCCTGCACGACGCTGCCGGAGAGATCGTGGCAGCCACCGGGGTTGCCCGCGACATCACGAGGGAACTTCTCTGTGAACGGACCCTCCAGGAGACCAGCCGGTTCTCCAGCCTCTACCTTGACCTGCTCGGCACCGACATCTACAACACCAGCATGGTTGCGGCAACCATCATCGAGATGCTCAGGGAACGGCTCTCCGGCGAGGAAGCAGAACTCGCGCAAAGGGTCAAGAACACGATCGAGCAGGGGATCAACGTCATCAAAAATGTCGAACTCTTAAATACGCTTAACAAACACCACATCCGCCTGGAACCGGTCGACCTTGATGGCGTCATCCGCGGCCAGATCCAGCGGTATGCGGGGATCGATATCCGCTACGAGGGAGGGAGTTGCATGGTCTGGGCAAACCCCCTCCTCGAACACGTCATATCCAACCTGATCAGCAACAGCATCAAGTTCGGCGGGATGAAGGTGCGGATCGATATCCGGGTCATGGAGACCGGGGATATCGTGACACTCTCTGTCACCGATACCGGCATCGGCATACCGGACCACCTAAAACTCAACGTCTTCGATCGCTTCAGCCAGGGCAGCAAATCCGCGTCCGGGAGCAGGGGTCTTGGGCTCCATATCGTCAAGACCCTCACGAACCGCTACGGCGGGCGTGTCTGGGCGGCGGACCGGGTGCCGGGCAGGCCGGAGGAGGGAGCAGCAATAAAGGTGATCCTGCAGAAGTGTTAG
- a CDS encoding DUF432 domain-containing protein, with protein sequence MFGQYYDTFHFESGDIVVETERIDGLLTYRRRCEGRTFKRILVSETARIIINPVEPVNLPKDVTDFLQVEFTPMVIEPGAARTVYLKFPVEIGVFLESEKGIEVLDVFGTGTQKYTLYGPPTSGVIARWYRSAVYPEIPPVERFSEGIMEFSIQNASHEWAEVSSVVFDSVDMKIYYNDIVTTTATMRILSPAMAETDFIDAPLIPGMTRSIELYKARKIPVLDRGYLMEWGLS encoded by the coding sequence ATGTTCGGGCAGTATTATGACACTTTTCACTTCGAAAGCGGCGACATCGTGGTGGAAACCGAGCGAATAGACGGTCTCCTGACCTACCGGCGGAGGTGCGAAGGCCGGACGTTTAAGCGGATCCTGGTCTCGGAGACGGCCAGGATCATCATCAACCCGGTGGAGCCGGTCAACCTCCCGAAGGATGTCACGGATTTTCTGCAGGTGGAGTTTACTCCGATGGTTATCGAGCCCGGCGCCGCCCGAACGGTCTACCTGAAGTTTCCTGTCGAGATCGGTGTCTTTCTGGAGTCTGAAAAAGGTATTGAGGTGCTGGACGTCTTCGGCACCGGCACTCAGAAGTATACGCTCTACGGTCCACCGACCAGCGGGGTCATCGCCCGCTGGTACAGGAGTGCGGTGTATCCTGAGATACCTCCGGTTGAGCGTTTCAGCGAAGGGATAATGGAGTTCTCCATCCAGAACGCGTCCCACGAGTGGGCTGAGGTCTCGTCTGTTGTCTTTGACAGTGTCGATATGAAGATCTACTACAATGATATCGTGACGACCACCGCCACGATGAGGATTCTCAGCCCGGCTATGGCGGAGACAGACTTCATCGATGCCCCGCTCATTCCGGGTATGACGAGATCCATTGAACTGTATAAAGCGCGGAAGATCCCGGTGCTCGACCGGGGGTATCTCATGGAGTGGGGGTTATCGTGA
- a CDS encoding mechanosensitive ion channel family protein has protein sequence MTFNVTGILETPTGIGTITVSDVLWFVVIIAVGVAIAKIVSINVRRALAERLPKNERELIAKVIYYIIVIWAVIVALPYLNINLSGLLVAGGIAGLVIGFASQSVVSNLVSGLFLMFEHPIKIGDTISVAGVSGSVEDIRILSTIVKTYDGIYTRIPNEKVFTSNITNYVHNAARRFEYGISIRYEDDANEAIRIAREVIETHPFALRSPAPSVFVDNLGDDGINLTARIWAPARNWWDVRAELLWDIVKKLEENGIEMPYPQRTVWFADDLRVTGGKGEEESRI, from the coding sequence GTGACATTCAATGTGACCGGCATCCTGGAAACACCCACCGGTATCGGTACGATCACCGTCAGCGATGTCCTGTGGTTTGTCGTCATCATCGCCGTCGGGGTTGCAATCGCTAAAATAGTCTCGATAAATGTCAGGAGAGCCCTTGCTGAGCGGCTGCCCAAGAACGAGCGTGAGCTCATCGCAAAGGTGATCTACTACATCATCGTCATCTGGGCAGTCATCGTCGCTCTCCCGTACCTCAACATCAACCTCTCCGGGCTCCTGGTGGCCGGGGGTATCGCCGGTCTTGTTATCGGGTTTGCCAGTCAGAGCGTCGTCTCAAACCTGGTCTCAGGGCTCTTCCTTATGTTTGAGCACCCGATCAAGATCGGTGATACCATCAGCGTTGCTGGCGTCAGCGGCAGTGTCGAGGATATCAGGATCCTCTCGACCATCGTGAAGACTTACGATGGGATCTACACCCGGATCCCGAACGAGAAGGTCTTCACCTCGAATATCACCAACTACGTCCATAACGCTGCCCGGCGGTTCGAGTACGGGATCAGTATCCGCTACGAGGATGATGCGAACGAGGCGATCAGGATCGCAAGAGAGGTCATCGAGACCCATCCGTTTGCCCTGAGGAGCCCGGCACCGTCGGTCTTCGTCGACAACCTCGGCGATGACGGCATCAACCTGACAGCCCGCATATGGGCGCCGGCCCGGAACTGGTGGGATGTCAGGGCCGAGCTTCTCTGGGATATCGTGAAGAAACTCGAGGAAAACGGTATCGAGATGCCCTACCCGCAGAGGACTGTCTGGTTTGCGGACGATCTCCGGGTGACGGGCGGGAAGGGAGAAGAGGAGTCTCGTATTTAG
- a CDS encoding MBL fold metallo-hydrolase — MPTLTEVYNNIPFREGLIPDWGFSCHIREAGLLFDTGAKGDVLLSNMQALGITPADIRYLVLSHDHWDHTGGLQAVLAANPSVEVFVHDGFSGQTLGLIREYTTPVIVDGWTEVVSGIAATGPLGTAIREQSLAIAVAGGLLVVTGCAHPHISRIIDRVSREGPVWGVIGGLHTVTHEDIDALAGVACISASHCTDKIREIRERYPETFRPGGAGTVHRV; from the coding sequence ATGCCCACCCTCACCGAGGTCTACAACAACATCCCCTTCCGGGAGGGACTCATCCCGGACTGGGGGTTCTCCTGCCATATCCGCGAGGCAGGGCTGCTCTTTGATACCGGGGCAAAAGGAGACGTATTGTTATCGAACATGCAGGCGCTCGGGATCACCCCTGCGGATATCCGGTATCTCGTGCTCTCCCATGACCACTGGGACCACACCGGGGGACTCCAGGCGGTCCTCGCCGCAAACCCCTCTGTGGAGGTCTTCGTTCATGATGGTTTCTCTGGGCAGACGCTCGGGCTGATCCGGGAGTACACCACGCCCGTGATCGTCGACGGGTGGACGGAGGTTGTGAGCGGTATCGCCGCGACCGGCCCGCTCGGGACCGCTATCAGGGAACAATCGCTCGCGATCGCCGTGGCAGGCGGTCTCCTGGTCGTCACCGGGTGCGCACACCCGCATATCAGCCGGATCATTGACCGGGTCTCCCGGGAAGGCCCGGTATGGGGGGTCATCGGCGGGCTTCATACCGTCACCCATGAGGATATCGATGCCCTTGCCGGGGTGGCCTGCATCTCGGCCTCGCACTGTACCGATAAGATCAGGGAGATCAGGGAGAGATACCCGGAGACCTTCCGGCCGGGGGGGGCAGGGACGGTGCACCGGGTCTAG
- a CDS encoding SIMPL domain-containing protein, with the protein MRGKIAFLGIALMVLCAAVIGNVTAQLPEESNDKLIHVSGTGKVTTTPDLAIIVLSVETENADAKIAQQQNAQKMDAVVSALKGAGIPAKDLRTTGYTIIPVTEQNDKPLVSAKIRFYRVINNLEVRLDAVDRTGEIIDLAVASGANRVDRLSLTLSDAKQQELRSEALTAAVAQAQGDADAVAAALGKTIIDVKEVNVGNSYVPMLYDNRYAAMEKAGGAAVPTPIEVGEIDVTASVSIAYVIT; encoded by the coding sequence ATGCGGGGAAAGATAGCATTTCTGGGGATCGCCCTGATGGTCCTCTGCGCTGCGGTGATCGGGAACGTCACCGCCCAGCTGCCCGAGGAATCAAACGATAAGCTGATCCACGTATCAGGCACAGGCAAAGTGACGACCACGCCCGACCTGGCCATCATCGTGCTCTCGGTCGAGACCGAGAACGCCGATGCCAAAATCGCACAGCAGCAGAACGCCCAGAAGATGGACGCCGTGGTCAGCGCCCTGAAGGGCGCCGGCATTCCGGCAAAGGACCTCAGGACCACCGGCTACACCATCATACCGGTGACCGAGCAGAACGACAAACCCCTGGTGAGTGCCAAGATCAGGTTCTACCGGGTCATCAACAACCTTGAGGTCAGGCTTGATGCCGTCGACCGCACCGGTGAGATCATCGATCTGGCAGTTGCGAGCGGCGCAAACCGTGTCGACCGGCTCTCGTTGACCTTGAGCGACGCAAAGCAGCAGGAACTCCGGTCAGAGGCCCTGACCGCCGCGGTTGCGCAGGCACAGGGTGACGCGGACGCGGTCGCGGCCGCCCTCGGCAAGACCATCATCGACGTCAAAGAGGTCAACGTCGGGAACAGTTACGTGCCCATGCTCTACGACAACCGCTATGCGGCCATGGAGAAGGCAGGCGGGGCCGCCGTCCCGACCCCGATCGAGGTCGGTGAGATCGACGTGACCGCCAGCGTCTCCATAGCCTACGTTATAACGTAA
- a CDS encoding potassium channel family protein, which translates to MRPFARFLARARARQFHYLLASLILLLVIYPYVVAGPTGPIALTVLSSIILITGVYAVSYRRRQVVIAVLLAVPAFLLGWLYLATGVPALDSAGSVFTVLFYAFTALIVLFRVLTTKKITTDTIYGAVSVYLLMGLTWATAYDLVESIHPGSFTADPGHNPDGTFAFPEFIYFSFVTLATLGYGDITPITNQARSLALLEAASGTIYIAVLIARLVSALGWSPETDRE; encoded by the coding sequence GTGAGGCCTTTCGCCAGGTTTCTCGCCCGCGCCAGGGCGAGGCAGTTTCACTACCTGCTGGCATCGCTCATCCTTCTCCTCGTCATATACCCCTATGTGGTTGCGGGGCCGACCGGCCCAATCGCCCTGACAGTACTCTCATCAATCATCCTGATCACCGGGGTCTACGCTGTGAGTTACCGCCGCCGGCAGGTCGTGATCGCAGTCCTCCTCGCGGTCCCCGCCTTTCTCCTCGGGTGGCTCTACCTCGCCACCGGGGTCCCCGCCCTCGACAGCGCCGGGAGCGTCTTTACAGTTCTTTTCTATGCCTTCACCGCACTTATCGTCCTCTTCCGGGTGCTCACGACCAAAAAGATCACCACCGACACCATCTACGGGGCAGTCTCCGTCTACCTCCTCATGGGCCTCACCTGGGCAACCGCCTACGACCTCGTCGAGAGCATCCATCCGGGATCGTTTACGGCCGATCCCGGGCATAACCCTGACGGCACCTTCGCGTTCCCCGAGTTCATCTACTTCAGTTTCGTCACCCTCGCGACGCTCGGCTACGGCGATATCACGCCGATCACCAACCAGGCCCGGTCGCTCGCCCTGCTCGAGGCCGCGAGTGGGACCATCTACATAGCGGTCCTGATCGCCCGCCTGGTCTCGGCGCTCGGGTGGTCGCCGGAGACCGACAGGGAATGA
- a CDS encoding serine/threonine-protein kinase, whose product MRPERAGRGERAAVLILLAALFLVAASPVVSGAGGPPEHSNADPRGIEAASKTPNEDTATNPGKNTGQNKGRVTPEATPTPEETVTPDISQTETPEATPTAEETTTPINPQTETPDMGAAAGKNPGQGGQGAASDRLPWFDILLIILLLVSGTAALAWYLKRLPGEETASAATILPGAYQTIPSHPPGFPPELAERYDQVAFVGRGGLGQVFRAVRRDDGREVAVKIPVTYDEATGRTFMKEMRFWEDLTHPNIVAVYSVNILPVPFVEMEYLPRTLGDVEKPLPVETAARIAAGIAAGLAYAHERGVIHRDIKPGNILLAGDLSPKITDWGMSTTLEASRDTTVAGFTLAYAAPEQIAPERFGRTDARTDIYQLGVVFYELVTGKTPFAGENLAGFAGAVLHEQPAPPSLIEEGLAELDPIILRCLAKDPADRYQSAREVLDAIETLMREAGDKTLT is encoded by the coding sequence ATGCGGCCTGAACGGGCCGGGCGGGGTGAACGCGCCGCCGTCCTGATCCTGCTCGCCGCCCTCTTCCTTGTTGCCGCATCTCCCGTTGTCTCGGGAGCGGGGGGACCCCCGGAGCACTCAAACGCCGACCCACGGGGCATCGAGGCCGCCAGCAAGACGCCGAACGAAGATACGGCCACCAATCCCGGAAAGAACACCGGCCAGAACAAGGGCAGGGTTACGCCCGAAGCGACGCCAACCCCTGAGGAGACCGTAACACCTGATATATCGCAAACAGAGACACCAGAAGCAACACCCACCGCCGAAGAGACCACAACGCCCATCAACCCGCAGACCGAGACGCCGGACATGGGCGCTGCTGCCGGTAAAAATCCCGGCCAGGGCGGGCAGGGGGCCGCCTCTGACCGTCTCCCCTGGTTCGACATCCTCCTGATCATTCTCCTCCTGGTCTCCGGCACCGCCGCGCTCGCCTGGTACCTGAAGAGACTGCCCGGGGAGGAAACGGCGTCAGCCGCAACCATCCTCCCCGGCGCATACCAGACCATCCCCTCCCACCCGCCCGGGTTCCCGCCCGAGCTTGCAGAACGCTACGACCAGGTCGCCTTCGTCGGGAGGGGCGGGCTCGGGCAGGTCTTCCGGGCGGTCAGGCGTGACGACGGGCGGGAGGTGGCTGTGAAGATCCCGGTCACCTATGACGAGGCCACCGGCAGGACCTTCATGAAGGAGATGCGGTTCTGGGAAGACCTCACCCACCCAAACATCGTGGCAGTCTACTCGGTCAACATCCTCCCGGTGCCCTTCGTCGAGATGGAGTATCTGCCCCGGACCCTGGGTGACGTGGAAAAACCGCTCCCCGTGGAGACCGCTGCCCGCATCGCTGCAGGCATCGCCGCAGGGCTTGCCTACGCCCATGAGCGGGGCGTCATCCACCGCGACATCAAGCCCGGGAACATCCTTCTCGCGGGCGACCTCTCCCCGAAGATCACCGACTGGGGCATGAGCACGACGCTGGAGGCGAGCCGGGATACCACCGTCGCCGGGTTCACCCTCGCGTATGCGGCCCCGGAGCAGATCGCGCCCGAGCGGTTCGGGAGGACCGATGCCCGGACCGACATCTACCAGCTCGGCGTCGTCTTCTACGAACTGGTGACCGGGAAGACCCCCTTTGCCGGTGAGAACCTCGCCGGGTTTGCCGGGGCGGTCCTCCATGAGCAACCAGCTCCTCCCTCCCTGATCGAGGAGGGACTCGCGGAACTTGACCCAATCATCCTCAGGTGCCTCGCAAAAGACCCGGCCGACCGCTACCAGTCTGCCCGGGAAGTGCTGGACGCGATCGAAACCCTGATGAGGGAAGCGGGCGACAAGACGCTGACGTGA
- a CDS encoding FHA domain-containing protein, which produces MTGDDDSRTLILDIDSDDLQELSEYLDVLSSSTRLKILKVIERTPKDVRQISSEIETSYENTKKHLDKLLSIGVVRKEAGLSRPTSKGIHPVWKYSLVPGGLEAITRSLGLFANLKLTLTDAVLAKKLAGVRETFSGEFFGQRPVVILLGGVEDGKVFPIEHDTIAIGRVDPDAPGRSDPKRDIILSEEYAAVTRVSRPHARITRRADARFIEDSGSTGGTFVNGTPLDRGKRRELHDGDLIELAKGAPGATLVFVVPGGVPPSDAA; this is translated from the coding sequence ATGACCGGCGATGATGACTCAAGGACACTTATCCTCGATATAGACAGTGACGACCTGCAGGAACTCTCCGAATACCTGGACGTGTTGAGCAGCAGCACACGCTTAAAGATCCTGAAGGTCATCGAACGGACGCCGAAAGACGTCCGGCAGATCTCATCCGAGATCGAGACGAGTTATGAGAACACAAAGAAGCACCTCGACAAACTCCTGAGTATCGGCGTTGTCCGGAAGGAGGCGGGCCTCTCCCGCCCGACCTCAAAAGGGATCCACCCGGTCTGGAAATATTCGCTCGTGCCCGGGGGCCTTGAAGCGATCACCAGGAGCCTCGGGCTGTTTGCGAACCTGAAACTGACGCTTACGGATGCCGTGCTCGCAAAGAAACTTGCCGGGGTTCGGGAGACGTTCTCGGGAGAGTTCTTCGGGCAGCGCCCGGTCGTCATCCTCCTCGGCGGGGTTGAGGACGGAAAGGTCTTCCCGATCGAACACGACACCATCGCCATAGGGCGGGTGGACCCTGACGCGCCCGGCCGGTCCGACCCGAAGCGCGATATCATCCTCAGCGAAGAATACGCAGCAGTCACCCGGGTATCACGGCCGCACGCCCGGATCACCCGGCGGGCTGATGCCAGGTTCATCGAGGACAGCGGCAGCACAGGCGGCACCTTCGTGAACGGCACGCCGCTTGACCGGGGCAAGCGGCGGGAACTCCACGATGGGGATCTCATCGAACTCGCGAAAGGAGCGCCGGGGGCAACCCTCGTCTTCGTTGTTCCCGGGGGGGTGCCGCCGTCAGATGCGGCCTGA
- a CDS encoding ATP-dependent DNA ligase, whose translation MKFATLASCFERLNVTSSRNDMTALLARLLAGASPDEIGIVCYFTLGAIAPGYSGLTPGIGERTAAAAIALAGSVDPAAVEAAARELGDYGDAAARLTVAPPEGSTGPLRVTDVHRGFMEIARASGPGSADRKTRVLAAMLAAATPPERRYLVRLATGEMRLGVGDMTLLDALAEAFLGSKAERPPLEHAYNISSDVGLVARTLQESGLAGVSAIPVTLHHPIRPMLTQRVSRISEIPERIGSRVIAVEEKYDGERVQAHKDGDDVTLFSRRLTDVTHQYPDIVRHIRRCVTADTAILDGEAVAFDHETGTYRPFQTLMRRRRKHRVREVAGEIPATYRVFDLLYVNGESYLRRSYPDRRARLEEVLSPDEKISPADRTLTGDLDGITEFYLACIERGLEGVVCKSCAEDSFYRAGAREWQWIKWKSDYGTELADTLDLVVVGANAGRGKRAGTYGSVLCAAYNHEEDIFQTVCGMGTGFTDADLADLPRRFAGVRVDRQPARVMVTPQAVPDFWFAPARVVEVLGLEITESPVHTCNWDPEWRRGLALRFPRFVRWRDEKSPEAATTTAEVAAMFRRRREG comes from the coding sequence GTGAAATTCGCAACCCTTGCCTCCTGCTTTGAGAGGCTAAACGTCACATCGTCCCGGAACGATATGACCGCCCTCCTCGCGCGGCTCCTCGCCGGGGCGTCTCCGGACGAGATCGGCATCGTCTGCTACTTCACGCTCGGGGCGATCGCGCCAGGATACAGCGGGTTGACCCCGGGCATCGGGGAGCGGACCGCAGCGGCGGCGATCGCCCTTGCGGGCAGCGTCGACCCTGCAGCGGTCGAGGCGGCGGCCCGGGAACTCGGCGACTATGGGGACGCCGCCGCCCGCCTGACCGTGGCGCCCCCGGAGGGATCCACCGGACCGCTCAGGGTCACGGACGTCCACCGCGGCTTTATGGAGATCGCCCGGGCATCGGGTCCTGGTTCGGCCGACCGGAAGACGCGGGTTCTCGCCGCGATGCTCGCCGCCGCCACGCCCCCGGAGCGGCGCTACCTGGTCAGGCTTGCCACCGGGGAGATGCGGCTCGGCGTCGGGGATATGACGCTCCTCGATGCGCTGGCGGAGGCGTTCCTGGGGTCGAAGGCAGAGCGCCCGCCCCTCGAGCACGCCTACAACATCTCTTCAGACGTCGGCCTCGTGGCCCGGACGCTCCAGGAATCGGGTCTCGCGGGGGTCTCGGCGATACCGGTCACCCTGCACCACCCCATCAGGCCGATGCTCACCCAGCGGGTCTCCCGGATATCAGAGATCCCTGAGCGGATCGGCTCCCGGGTCATCGCCGTCGAGGAAAAGTACGACGGTGAGCGGGTCCAGGCCCACAAAGACGGCGACGACGTCACCCTCTTCTCACGGCGGCTGACTGATGTCACCCACCAGTATCCCGACATCGTCCGGCACATCCGGCGGTGCGTCACGGCCGATACGGCGATCCTCGACGGCGAGGCGGTCGCGTTCGACCACGAGACCGGGACCTACCGGCCTTTCCAGACCCTGATGCGGCGGCGCCGGAAGCACCGGGTCAGGGAGGTCGCCGGTGAGATCCCCGCGACCTACCGGGTCTTCGACCTCCTCTACGTGAACGGCGAGTCATACCTCCGCCGGAGTTACCCGGACCGGCGTGCGAGGCTCGAAGAGGTCCTCTCCCCTGATGAAAAGATATCCCCGGCAGACCGCACCCTGACCGGGGATCTCGACGGGATCACGGAGTTCTACCTTGCCTGCATCGAGCGGGGGCTTGAAGGGGTCGTCTGCAAGTCGTGCGCGGAGGACTCGTTCTACCGGGCGGGGGCGCGGGAATGGCAGTGGATCAAGTGGAAGAGCGATTACGGAACCGAACTTGCCGACACGCTCGACCTGGTCGTCGTCGGCGCCAACGCCGGGCGCGGGAAGCGGGCCGGGACCTACGGATCGGTCCTCTGCGCCGCCTACAACCATGAGGAGGATATCTTCCAGACGGTCTGCGGCATGGGGACGGGGTTTACCGATGCAGACCTGGCAGACCTCCCCCGACGGTTCGCCGGTGTCCGGGTGGACCGGCAACCTGCCCGGGTGATGGTGACCCCACAGGCCGTGCCTGACTTCTGGTTCGCACCGGCCCGGGTGGTCGAGGTGCTGGGGCTTGAGATCACCGAAAGCCCGGTCCATACCTGCAACTGGGACCCCGAGTGGCGGCGGGGGCTTGCCCTCAGGTTCCCAAGGTTTGTGCGGTGGCGGGACGAGAAGAGCCCGGAAGCGGCAACGACGACCGCCGAGGTCGCGGCGATGTTCCGCAGGCGGCGGGAGGGGTAG